Part of the Pan paniscus chromosome 3, NHGRI_mPanPan1-v2.0_pri, whole genome shotgun sequence genome is shown below.
ATAAATAGAGGAgattcaatttcttaaaaaaaatgactGTGCTTTTTTGTGCTTGTTCCTTGAGGCAGTTAACACTAAATGTACATAATAAACTGGTATCCATATGAATAGGGATaatctgtttttttctaatatatgaaaCTTCTCAAATATATGGTTTTATTCCCATAGTTGAaagctatgttttcttttagattaaCTCTGGAGAAGAAATCTTTCAGAAGACTTTTAAAGAAATGAGGCCTTTCCCCCCTTCCTGATGTATATATTATTGTCAATCTTTGGTGAAATAAATGGAGTACtacaaatacttcttttttttttttttacattgtattttaaaggatcaaaaagaaaaagtgatcGAATGGAATCTGCTGATACCAAACGACAAAAGCCTTCTGTCCATTCAAGACAACTGGTTTCTAAGCCACTGAGCTCATCTGTTAGCAATAACAAAAGAATAGTTAGTACAAAAGGAAAGTCAGTCACAGAGTATAAAAATGAGGAATATCAAAGATCTGAAAGAAACAAGCGTCTAGATGCTGATCGGAAAATTCGTCTATCAAGTAGTGCCTCCAGAGAACCTTATAAGAATCAACCTGAAAAAACCTGTGTCCGGAAAAGGGATCCTGAAAGGAGGGCCAAATCTCCTACGCCAGATGGTTCTGAGGTAGTAAATATTATTGCAGATATAAAACAGAAAGCCATTCTTTTTGAGGCTTTAGAACTGTTTATTCACCCTGATCTTGTCTTTTATATGACTGCTGATTCCCTTTTTCTTTAAACATCAGAGAATTGGGCTTGAAGTGGATAGACGTGCAAGCAGATCCAGCCAGTCTTCTAAGGAAGAAGTGAACTCTGAAGAATATGGCTCTGACCATGAGACTGGCAGCAGTGGTTCTTCTGATGAGCAAGGCAACAACACTgagaatgaggaggaaggagtGGAAGAAGATGTGGAGGAAGATGAAGAAGTAGAAGAAGATGCAGAAGAAGATGAAGAGGTGGATGAagatggagaggaggaggaggaagaggaggaggaggaagaggaggaggaggaggaggaagaagaagaatatGAACAGGATGAGAGAGACCAGAAAGAGGAGGGAAATGATTATGACACTCGAAGTGAGGCCAGTGACTCTGGTTCTGAATCTGTTTCCTTCACAGATGGGTCTGTCAGATCTGGTTCAGGCACAGATGGATCAGGtactactttttatatgtaaaagtTTGTCTTAAAAAAAGCTTGATAGGTTTCAGTCTTGAAAATGTTTAAGTTATAAAATTGTTGAGAAGATGGGGGATATTAATAGGATTGTCTTGTGATCCTTTATATGCTTTTGAATGttattataaatacatttgaaTAATCATGGATAAGATTTACATATTTTAGGAAAGGCATTTCCTAGCTACAGATTGGTTGTGTTGTAAATGAACACAAGTCCATTTGATTCTGTATAAGGAAATGTATTTCAGATTTCTGTAAATTCTTAGGTTTTCATACCAGTCAGCAGTTTATTTAAACACTGATGTACTTGAAGTAAATTCATAGGAAACCTGTCCACTGGGTATTACAGTATTTCCTTGGTAAAATACCCCTAGATTTCCATCGTTATGGCTTCAGAATCAAaacagattatttcttttttatctctggGAGCACagacttttcttctaattttgtgtCTGTCAGTTGACTGGCTGAGACAGGGTCGACAAGAGGGCTGGGGTGTTAAGGTATAAGATGGAGATGAAGACTATAAATAAAATTCTTGTGGAAAAATCAGGTAAGAGCCATCTTCAGTCATTTCTTCAATGCTATATATATCCTGCCTCTCTATACCTATGAGACAAAAATGTATGACTATTACGTAGTTGGAGGCACTAGGCTTAGGGGAACTTTTCTTGGGGGAGGGTACAGCAAGGAGAGGTCAGGGTACTTACAGAGCACTGTATGATGATTATAATCTCATGACTGTCTTATGTAAAGGTGCTACCAGATTGCTACATAAGCAAAATGtactaaacataagaaaattcctatttttttgaaatacatttacaGTTTATTATAGAATTTGATCATTTATAATAGTACatagttttttatatatagtatatatagtatagaaAAGTACTTCACTTGCCATCACTAGAAGATAACTGGCCATCTGCTCTACCTATACTATATACAGATAGTAtatatctatactatatatattatattatatatttatactatatggATAGTATATATCTGTACTACATACAGTATAGGTAGAGCAGATGGCCAGTTATTTTCTAGTGATTGGCAACTGAAGTGCTTTCAACCTTTTGTTCACTAGAATTCTAGGTTTGGGAGTTAAGATAGGCTTTTCAAGGGAGGTAGAGTTAAACGGAATAGATGAGTAGTTGGATTTGTTGTAAAAACATATGAAATCTTTATGCTTCCATCATGCCTTTTACAAACTGATaggatatattttttataatttaagatAAGAAATATTTCATTAGCAGTATGTGTTGAATGTTCATTTATTGTGGATAATGTGTGAAACCACTCCCGTGGGTAGGGAACGTTTTGTTGTAGGAATCTTCTTTTTGGTATCTCTGTTATTTCTTAGACTTTAATGTTTGTATTGTTTACATTAAACAAAGGGAACTTACTTAAATGGGTAGGACCAGAAATTGCATTTGTAACAGGCTCCTAGATGATACCATAGTAAGGTAACTTGATTGATACACTTTGTTTTTGTGGAGAAGACATTTCAAATTAAATGGTAACTGTAGTTTTAGAATAAATCTTGATATCAAAACTCTGTTACTAGACTAGGTTTATTCTAAAAGAGATAActgaaagttttattttccttattaaagGAAAATCCCTTATGTGGAACATGCTTTAGGTACTATATTAATAtgcaggaaatttttttttttatacaataGTTTATGAAAGAGTAACGGGGTGATTTTGGAACTTCTTGATTAAGAGACgtcagtttttaaataaaagtgatcACAGTTGAGTTTCTCTGTCATGAATTTTCTAGATGCCAGTTCATTTTACCTTATTCTCAGAATTTTTGGTAACTTTATAAAAGCAACAGGCTGATTGATAACAGTTTATTTATTAGATGattttcattgttcttttgaCCTGAGAGTAATAGTTGGGGGAGAGGGCCATAAACTTAAGAGCATTGGGAGTAATTCAtacaaaaatgatgaaaattccTTGGAGATTTCTCATGCTAATGCTAGGTTTAGCATTATATAAAAACAATTGAGTAGGATCTTTTGCTTCTGTTATTTTCCCTGCATTATCTCAGATCTTTTTagtaactttttaattattgtttttgtctttatataaagagggtcttgctgtgttgcccaggctggtctcgaactcctgaggtcaagtgatccgcctgtcttgacctcccaaagtgctgggattacaggcacgagcaaCAGCACCAGGCCCTTTTTAGTACTTTGGACcatgaaataattcttttttaacaGCAACAAGAGATAAATTACACTCAGTCAGATGCATTCATAATGCTTAGACTACTGAAAGAAATATCCATGGGGGAAAAATTAGAAGAAACATGTCAGaacttttgaaagaaataatgaaaaaagccCCCAAAACTAGTTAAACCTGTTACCACCTTTCAAAAATAGTTATAAAACATCCTTTCTACTTGCTCAAGCCAGAGGACTTGCCTTTGAGTCTAGGTTCTGCCATCCAGGAACTGTGGGACCCTAGTCTAGTTGCCTAACTGCCTGTCTAATCCaaggtttcttcatctgtaatgaGAATATCTTGTGAacttgttatgagaattaaaggaGATAAGTAGTTAAAGCTTTTTAAATAGCTGTCATTATATAGTAGGTTATTGTATGCATGATCACTGATTATTCTTTTTTAGCTTTCCattgtttatataaaaataagtatatgcatttttttcttcgtATTCCCTTATCTCTAAGCTGAAAAGTAAAAGGAGCTTATCATGGTAAaactaagataaaaataaacagataggAGAGCTGAATTCCATTTCAAGTCCTCATGTATATGCTTACAAAGTTCCAAATTAAGCTTGGGACTGGTTCTTACATGGCAGGTAATCCAAACCTTTTctatttactgaagattttcagcTCTCTTACAGAAATACACAGGCTACCATTAAAATTGTAgggataaattttaaattgaatttgaaAATAAGAGCAGTAATCCAGGGAGGAAATGGCTAAGGAGAATGAAATAGAAgacacaaaaacaagcaatggcaaCCAGAAGGGAATCACTAattatggtatatatatttttccagttgTAAAGCTTTGGGTTCAGGGGTTCATCAGATCTCTTAAGATAGAATCAGAATTGTAATTGTGATGAAGAATGGTAGtggagtttaaaaaaataaggactTAAGACAGTGTTACCTGGTGCGTAGAAAGGACACAGTTTTGAAAGAAATTGTTTTTGCTTTGCAAATTTCCCCCCCGCTTGGAAAACTGTATTCAAGGCCACCTATATATGGCAATTAAGGCcctgactttgtagttattttgtgtgtttttatttgattGAAACTGATGAGAGAAACAAGATGCCCTTACtttttaaacagtatttttaaaataaaacattctgaGGAAATTGAGGGATCAGGAGAGAGGAGCACAGACTAATACAAGGGCTATGCAAAAACTAGACATGTAATGATACATTCTTGTTTGATTACTTCTCTTCGTTTCTgtattgtgatttaaaaaaaaactcttgttctttttagatgagaaaaagaaggaaaggaagagagctAGAGGCATATCTCCAATTGTTTTTGATAGAAGTGGAAGCTCTGCATCAGAGTCATATGCAGGTATTCTCATTTTGTGATCGTATCTGACTTGATTCTAATGTAATCTGCTTTAGAAAGCGTGTGGAGGCTGTAGTTTAGTGTGAACTTGTTGATGTCCATTAGTACTGATTTTTGGCATGTTCAGTGTAATAATTCTAGAGAAAACTAagctttttcttattattttaatcctGTTCTGTTACTGCTTAAgtggaatttttactttttttttcttggaagatGATGATTCAGTGACTAGTTTTCTGAGTGGGAAACTGTTCAaatatacatacttttaaaaaaatccaaacaaccCAAAAAGCAAAACACTCGTACACATTGagaagttttttttgtgtgtgtgggtgcgcCAGGAAGAATAATTTGTCTTGAATGAGAATTTTATGTGACAAGACTGTAGAAATTTTGTCTTATCTCTATTAAAGCTCAATCTGAACAAATGTACTTTGGCTAAATACAGGTTCAGAAAAGAAGCATGAGAAATTATCATCTTCCGTTCGTGCTGTCCGAAAAGGTATcatttaaatttgaaattgttttcaTTGCATGCTGCATAGTCATTATTTTGCCTTATTGGTTCTCCATTAATAGCTGCTTTTAATGTAGTAATGTTCCGATATATTACatgaagcaaaaaataatatCTTACATAGAATGCTCTGTGTGTGCTTCTTACtgcatatattttagaataataccAAACATTTCAGGATATTTtgggatgggtgtgtgtgtgtgtatgtgttatatatagatgtgtgtgtatatatatgtatgtatataatggTCTGTTATTCTTGAATCTGAGTAAGAAAATCTATAAAACTTAGTAACCATTTTCATACTTAAATATGGATTTGATATATCGGAACATCACTAGGTTAGGTTTACTTTCTTGCAATATGCTGATTGTCTTTTCTTAGCTTTGCTTTATTACATGTGGCTTAGCCTTCCAGGTTGAATGGGTGATTGTTGCGTTTTAAAAGTTTAGCTGGGTTGTGGAGGGCTAATTTCAGTTAGTACAGTTTTGACCCCTTTGTGTGATAATGGCCTGTGGTTAATcgatttgggtttctttttttttttcagatcaaaCCAGTAAACTCAAATATGTGCTTCAAGATGCAAGATTTTTCCTCATAAAGAGTAACAACCATGAGAATGTGTCTCTTGCCAAAGCTAAGGTATTAGCATCAGTTCTGTTGAAACTATCCTaatatcacaatttttaaatgggaaaatagaCTTGTATTATATCAAGTAGCATAGGTATTATGATTTTCATTACGGCTTTAAAGATCTACATTCCAATGGCCACTTAGGATCTGGTTGTAGTCAGTCAGCCTACTTGtaatttgagttttcttttttttttttaagatgattttAGGGGTCAGAATATTAAATGTTGAAGGCTATACAGTTTAACTTTTTGCTGTAAAAGATCCTGtttctgttgatttttgtttctgtACTTCCTCAGTGGCTCATTTATTGTGCTAACACTTCTAAAAGTACCTGTAGTTaaccaatttttgttttatgttgatGCTTGATTTACACTTTGAGGTTCTTTTGAAATCATTCTTTTAtggagagttttattttttagaattaagATCATTGggatttagaagaaaaagaattagcTTAAAGATCCACTCCAGACTTTGCAAAAAAGATATGCATAGTTGCTGTAGGATGTTGTaagataataattttctttttatgtttggctacaaaaatacatttttgtgttaCACTAGCTGTTACAATGTTTTGCTATTCTTGGTTTAAACTGAGTAACTGTACAGTTTCAACTGATTTTCAGAAACTTTAAAGTtagacatttctctaatgatatttCTGTCAATATTCTATATTTCTAACTTAAGGACTACCCCtaaaactttacaaacagaaggaaacagtacaccaaatagcCTTATTCTATTCTCTAGCTTAAGTGGATTTAGGCAGAAGTACACTTGGCCCTCGGTATCCACAGGGTTCCTCATCTTTCGATTTAACTAACTGGATTGAAATATTAGGggaaaaaggaatgagaaataataaaacagaaaatacaaacttaaacacagtataacaactattcacatagcatttacattgtattgggtATAAGTAttctagaggtgatttaaagtatatgggagtaTATGCATGGATTATACgcaaatactgtgccattttatataagggacttgagcatcctcagattttggtatctgcatgggtcctggaaccagtccccagTGGAGACTGAGGAACAACTGTAAGCACTTAGTTTGAATGAGATGTCATTTGTATGAGCAGATGGTGTGAGCTGAATGATAGCATCTGTCttattattccatttcttttatctGTTATGAATGAAGAATTGGTTAAAATGCTTTAGAAATTAACAAATATCTTCCAGCTGTAGGTAAAACATAGGCCTCTTCAGTCAAACTATTGATACATAAAAATTTGAActtaaaaactgctttaaaaaacgAACTTAAATAGAAAAATGCTAGATTCTTGACTAATagagtaattttaaattatttgattagGCACAGTTTTGCAAGAAGACTAACTTCTAAGTTGCGATTCACCTTCAAACAGGATGTATTTACCACAGTAAATGGttgtaatattaaaataattgtagTGATTGGTTTTACTATATAGAATTCTAGTCCCTTAGATTTGAACCTCATGTCCATCTATTTACTAGTTGCTTTAATGGTTTTGTAAAATTGgtaattgtcttcattttttcccttaggtttttataaattattactaCGTTATTCTGACAGCTGATAAATAAAACCTTTCTTCATTATAGCTTACTTAAATTGAAAGCACACcaaaatatgtagttttttttttttttttccaaacataaCTGGAAACACAAAAGAGTTGTAGTTAATTTCACTTTGTGGtctttatgttatttatataggGTGTATGGTCCACGCTCCCTGTAAATGAGAAGAAATTAAATCTTGCATTTAGATCTGCAAGGAGTGTTATCTTAATATTTTCTGTCAGAGAGAGTGGAAAATTTCAaggtaagaataaaaataatttggacatataaaaacattaattatatTAGCATCTACATATTATATTATGATATGATTCTCTTAGGGTTTGCAAGACTTTCTTCAGAATCACATCACGGAGGATCTCCTATACACTGGGTGCTTCCAGCAGGAATGAGTGCTAAAATGCTGGGAGGTGTCTTTAAAATTGACTGGATTTGCAGGTAAATTATACACTTCAGTATAGATAACTGAAGTTTTGAATACGCTACCAGTTTAGAATAATGTGTTAAAGTAAAAAAGTCACTGTATACTTATCTTACCTTGTTCAGTAACTACCTTTATCTAATGTGGGACACAACAAAGGCGTATTTAGTCTAAAGTTACATGTATTTGATTTGTTTTGTATATTAGTAATAAAGCAGTAAATGAATTGGACAATTGCTTGAAATGTTGTCTGGCGTATCTGTATAATTTTAGTGATTTAGCATGTCACTTAAGTTATTGAGGAATGGGAAATAAGTACTCTGACTTGGCTAACAATTTCTGAGGTAACTAGTTTAGTCGTGGACAGTATTTTTTAAGGAGGTTAGCAAATGATGTTTAGTTGCCATTGTGATCTTTTGAAACTGAGTTAAGATTTAACtgtatttattagaaaaataatcaggCTTATTTTGAACACTGAGTTGTCACTATTTTTAGGTGCTTACTGCATACTGAAGTATTGTACACAAGAAGCTCATTATTTAAGTGATCTTTACGTGGCATACACAAATGTATTacctgtaaaattaattttagttaaaAAGTGTCTGAAAGGAGATGGTTACTTTGTGAGTTTTAAGTTGTTTTTGGGTATTATTGATGAGCCCGAAGGGGTCgtgtgaaaaagaagaaaaatgctatGCATATGATGGAAATCAGCCTAAGCCAAGAAGAGCATGGAAACAAACTATGGTGTTGCGGGGTTGGGGGGGCAGTGGGAGGGCATATGGATGTGTGAGTGGGATAGGGAGCTACCTTTTTTTATGAAGGAGATGGTTAGGAAAAGAGAAGAACAGAGGGCAAAGATGgataagaatgaatgaatgtgagtCAGCCTAAATGTTTATTGTAGGATAGTGAGGAGCTGTGAAGATAGAGGGAGTGATATATTACAAATAGCATACAGTCACTTACTGTGTAGTGACATATCCATCAAGAAAGAATCTTGTCCCATAAGACTGTAGGACTCGTAAGAGGTACctataataccatattttactataccttttctatgtttagatacacaagtattttccattgtgttacatttaCCTACactattcaatacagtaacatgctgtgcagaTTCGTAGGCTAGGAGAAACAGGTCATACCATATatcctaggtatgtagtaggctataccatttaggtttgtgtaagtacattctgtgatgttcacacaatgaaatCACCTGATGagtgtatccctgtcattaagtgacacataaCTGTATTAGGTTGATAATAGCGTAGCAAAAAGCTAT
Proteins encoded:
- the YTHDC1 gene encoding YTH domain-containing protein 1 isoform X2, which translates into the protein MAADSREEKDGELNVLDDILTEVPEQDDELYNPESEQDKNEKKGSKRKSDRMESADTKRQKPSVHSRQLVSKPLSSSVSNNKRIVSTKGKSVTEYKNEEYQRSERNKRLDADRKIRLSSSASREPYKNQPEKTCVRKRDPERRAKSPTPDGSERIGLEVDRRASRSSQSSKEEVNSEEYGSDHETGSSGSSDEQGNNTENEEEGVEEDVEEDEEVEEDAEEDEEVDEDGEEEEEEEEEEEEEEEEEEEEYEQDERDQKEEGNDYDTRSEASDSGSESVSFTDGSVRSGSGTDGSDEKKKERKRARGISPIVFDRSGSSASESYAGSEKKHEKLSSSVRAVRKDQTSKLKYVLQDARFFLIKSNNHENVSLAKAKGVWSTLPVNEKKLNLAFRSARSVILIFSVRESGKFQGFARLSSESHHGGSPIHWVLPAGMSAKMLGGVFKIDWICRRELPFTKSAHLTNPWNEHKPVKIGRDGQEIELECGTQLCLLFPPDESIDLYQVIHKMRHKRRMHSQPRSRGRPSRREPVRDVGRRRPEDYDIHNSRKKPRIDYPPEFHQRPGYLKDPRYQEVDRRFSGVRRDVFLNGSYNDYVREFHNMGPPPPWQGMPPYPGMEQPPHHPYYQHHAPPPQAHPPYSGHHPVPHEARYRDKRVHDYDMRVDDFLRRTQAVVSGRRSRPRERDRERERDRPRDNRRDRERDRGRDRERERERLCDRDRDRGERGRYRR
- the YTHDC1 gene encoding YTH domain-containing protein 1 isoform X1, with the protein product MAADSREEKDGELNVLDDILTEVPEQDDELYNPESEQDKNEKKGSKRKSDRMESADTKRQKPSVHSRQLVSKPLSSSVSNNKRIVSTKGKSVTEYKNEEYQRSERNKRLDADRKIRLSSSASREPYKNQPEKTCVRKRDPERRAKSPTPDGSERIGLEVDRRASRSSQSSKEEVNSEEYGSDHETGSSGSSDEQGNNTENEEEGVEEDVEEDEEVEEDAEEDEEVDEDGEEEEEEEEEEEEEEEEEEEEYEQDERDQKEEGNDYDTRSEASDSGSESVSFTDGSVRSGSGTDGSDEKKKERKRARGISPIVFDRSGSSASESYAGSEKKHEKLSSSVRAVRKDQTSKLKYVLQDARFFLIKSNNHENVSLAKAKGVWSTLPVNEKKLNLAFRSARSVILIFSVRESGKFQGFARLSSESHHGGSPIHWVLPAGMSAKMLGGVFKIDWICRRELPFTKSAHLTNPWNEHKPVKIGRDGQEIELECGTQLCLLFPPDESIDLYQVIHKMRHKRRMHSQPRSRGRPSRREPVRDVGRRRPEDYDIHNSRKKPRIDYPPEFHQRPGYLKDPRYQEVDSFTNLIPNRRFSGVRRDVFLNGSYNDYVREFHNMGPPPPWQGMPPYPGMEQPPHHPYYQHHAPPPQAHPPYSGHHPVPHEARYRDKRVHDYDMRVDDFLRRTQAVVSGRRSRPRERDRERERDRPRDNRRDRERDRGRDRERERERLCDRDRDRGERGRYRR
- the YTHDC1 gene encoding YTH domain-containing protein 1 isoform X3; this translates as MAADSREEKDGELNVLDDILTEVPEQDDELYNPESEQDKNEKKGSKRKSDRMESADTKRQKPSVHSRQLVSKPLSSSVSNNKRIVSTKGKSVTEYKNEEYQRSERNKRLDADRKIRLSSSASREPYKNQPEKTCVRKRDPERRAKSPTPDGSERIGLEVDRRASRSSQSSKEEVNSEEYGSDHETGSSGSSDEQGNNTENEEEGVEEDVEEDEEVEEDAEEDEEVDEDGEEEEEEEEEEEEEEEEEEEEYEQDERDQKEEGNDYDTRSEASDSGSESVSFTDGSVRSGSGTDGSDEKKKERKRARGISPIVFDRSGSSASESYADQTSKLKYVLQDARFFLIKSNNHENVSLAKAKGVWSTLPVNEKKLNLAFRSARSVILIFSVRESGKFQGFARLSSESHHGGSPIHWVLPAGMSAKMLGGVFKIDWICRRELPFTKSAHLTNPWNEHKPVKIGRDGQEIELECGTQLCLLFPPDESIDLYQVIHKMRHKRRMHSQPRSRGRPSRREPVRDVGRRRPEDYDIHNSRKKPRIDYPPEFHQRPGYLKDPRYQEVDSFTNLIPNRRFSGVRRDVFLNGSYNDYVREFHNMGPPPPWQGMPPYPGMEQPPHHPYYQHHAPPPQAHPPYSGHHPVPHEARYRDKRVHDYDMRVDDFLRRTQAVVSGRRSRPRERDRERERDRPRDNRRDRERDRGRDRERERERLCDRDRDRGERGRYRR
- the YTHDC1 gene encoding YTH domain-containing protein 1 isoform X4; the encoded protein is MAADSREEKDGELNVLDDILTEVPEQDDELYNPESEQDKNEKKGSKRKSDRMESADTKRQKPSVHSRQLVSKPLSSSVSNNKRIVSTKGKSVTEYKNEEYQRSERNKRLDADRKIRLSSSASREPYKNQPEKTCVRKRDPERRAKSPTPDGSERIGLEVDRRASRSSQSSKEEVNSEEYGSDHETGSSGSSDEQGNNTENEEEGVEEDVEEDEEVEEDAEEDEEVDEDGEEEEEEEEEEEEEEEEEEEEYEQDERDQKEEGNDYDTRSEASDSGSESVSFTDGSVRSGSGTDGSDEKKKERKRARGISPIVFDRSGSSASESYADQTSKLKYVLQDARFFLIKSNNHENVSLAKAKGVWSTLPVNEKKLNLAFRSARSVILIFSVRESGKFQGFARLSSESHHGGSPIHWVLPAGMSAKMLGGVFKIDWICRRELPFTKSAHLTNPWNEHKPVKIGRDGQEIELECGTQLCLLFPPDESIDLYQVIHKMRHKRRMHSQPRSRGRPSRREPVRDVGRRRPEDYDIHNSRKKPRIDYPPEFHQRPGYLKDPRYQEVDRRFSGVRRDVFLNGSYNDYVREFHNMGPPPPWQGMPPYPGMEQPPHHPYYQHHAPPPQAHPPYSGHHPVPHEARYRDKRVHDYDMRVDDFLRRTQAVVSGRRSRPRERDRERERDRPRDNRRDRERDRGRDRERERERLCDRDRDRGERGRYRR